The nucleotide window ACGACGTCCTCGGCAGGCAGAGCCCGTTCTTCGCGCCGGTCGCCGCCGTCATCACGCTCGCTTCCTCGGCCGGCAAGCGGGCGCGGCGCACGGGCGAGCTGGTGGTCGGCGTCGCCGTCGGCATCGGCGTCGGCGACGCGCTCATCCTGTTGATCGGCAGCGGCGGGTGGCAGATCGCCCTGGTCGTCGTGCTGGCGATCGTGGTACCGACGGCGGTCGGCGGCGCCGCGCCCCTGGTCGTGCAGTCCGCCTCGTCGGCGGTGCTGGTCGTGACGCTGGCCACGGTCCCCGGCCAGCCGTTCAGCCGGTTCTTCGACGCCCTCATCGGCGGCGCGGTCGGCCTGACCGTGATGACGCTCCTGCCACTCAACCCGGTGAAGGTGGTGCGCCGCGCCGCCGAGCCCGCGCTGGGGGAGCTCGCCGACGGCCTGCGGGGGATCGCCGAAGGGCTGCGGGTCGGCGAGGCCGATGCGGTGCGCGAGGCGCTCGACCGGCTGCGGGCCGCGGAGCGCGACTTCGCGGCCTTCGACCAGGCGGCGGCCGCCGCGAGCGAGAACGTGGCCTTCGCGCCGGCCCGGTGGCGCTCCCGCGACCGGCTGAGCCGGTACCTGGAGGGCGCCGACGAGGTGACTCACGCGCTGCGCAACGTCCGGGTGCTGGCCCGGCGCGTGCTGACCGGGCTGAACGACGAGGAGCCGGCGCCGGAGTCCCTGGCCACGTCGATGTCGCTGCTCGCCGACGCCGTCGACCTGCTCCGCGCGGAGTGGAGAAAGGGCGTCGAGCCGGTCGCGACCCGGGAGCGCGCGCTGCGGGCGGTGGCCGAGTCCGGCCGGGCCTACGACGAGGGAGTCGGCTTCTCCGGCGGGGTCGTCATCGCACAGATCCGCACCACGGTCTCCGACCTGCTCCGGGCGACCGGCGTCGAGTACGAGGAGGCGCCCCGCCTGGTGCGGCGGGCATTCGGGCGGCACAGGCAGGCGCGTGGCGTCCGGAAGCACACCGGGCGATCACGGCCCGGAC belongs to Amorphoplanes digitatis and includes:
- a CDS encoding FUSC family protein, translating into MTHVGVRARLSAGLTRLPSRSRSGAGAGYSRVKAILPLALQAGVAAGLAWFIANDVLGRQSPFFAPVAAVITLASSAGKRARRTGELVVGVAVGIGVGDALILLIGSGGWQIALVVVLAIVVPTAVGGAAPLVVQSASSAVLVVTLATVPGQPFSRFFDALIGGAVGLTVMTLLPLNPVKVVRRAAEPALGELADGLRGIAEGLRVGEADAVREALDRLRAAERDFAAFDQAAAAASENVAFAPARWRSRDRLSRYLEGADEVTHALRNVRVLARRVLTGLNDEEPAPESLATSMSLLADAVDLLRAEWRKGVEPVATRERALRAVAESGRAYDEGVGFSGGVVIAQIRTTVSDLLRATGVEYEEAPRLVRRAFGRHRQARGVRKHTGRSRPGPSG